From a region of the Bradyrhizobium diazoefficiens genome:
- a CDS encoding cytochrome P450, which produces MNIQAPVKVDKAERMRRAREEAYATPLAQFHPGAPRLFQDDTLWPWFERLRKEEPVHYCTNAPIEPYWSVVKYNDIMHVDTNHGIFSSDSTLGGISIRDVPEGYDWPSFIAMDQPKHSSQRKTVSPMFTPTHLDELARLIRQRSQTVLDNLPRNETFNFVERVSIELTTQMLATLFDFPWEERRKLTRWSDVSTALPKSGIVASAEERRREMDECYAYMSRLWNERVNSAPRNDLLSLMAHNEATRHMDPDNLMGNIILLIVGGNDTTRNTMTGSVLALNENPEQYDKLRSNPALIDSMVPEVIRWQTPLAHMRRTALQDTEIGGKQIKKGDRVVMWYVSGNRDEEMFEKPNEFIIDRPRPRTHLSFGFGIHRCVGMRLAELQLRIVWEEMLKRFDRIEVVGEPKRIYSSFIKGYESLPVRIPA; this is translated from the coding sequence ATGAACATCCAAGCGCCGGTTAAAGTGGACAAGGCCGAACGCATGCGCCGGGCCCGCGAGGAGGCCTATGCGACGCCGCTGGCGCAATTCCATCCCGGCGCGCCCAGGCTGTTCCAGGACGACACGCTGTGGCCGTGGTTCGAGCGGCTGCGCAAGGAAGAGCCGGTGCATTACTGCACCAACGCACCGATCGAGCCGTACTGGTCGGTGGTGAAATACAACGACATCATGCATGTCGACACCAATCACGGCATCTTCTCCTCGGACTCCACGCTCGGCGGTATCTCGATCCGCGACGTGCCGGAAGGCTATGACTGGCCGAGCTTCATCGCGATGGACCAGCCCAAGCATTCGTCGCAGCGCAAGACCGTCTCGCCGATGTTCACGCCCACGCATCTGGATGAGCTCGCAAGACTGATCCGCCAGCGCTCGCAGACCGTACTCGACAATCTGCCGCGCAACGAGACCTTCAACTTCGTCGAGCGTGTCTCGATCGAGCTGACGACGCAGATGCTGGCGACCCTGTTCGACTTCCCCTGGGAGGAGCGGCGCAAGCTGACGCGCTGGTCGGACGTTTCGACCGCGCTGCCCAAGAGCGGCATCGTCGCCTCCGCCGAAGAGCGCCGCCGCGAGATGGACGAGTGCTACGCCTATATGTCCAGGCTGTGGAACGAGCGCGTCAACTCGGCGCCGCGCAACGATCTGTTGTCGCTGATGGCCCATAACGAGGCTACGCGCCACATGGACCCCGACAATCTCATGGGCAACATCATCCTGCTGATCGTCGGCGGCAACGACACCACGCGCAATACCATGACCGGCTCGGTGCTGGCGTTGAACGAGAACCCGGAGCAGTACGACAAGCTCCGCTCCAATCCGGCGCTGATTGATTCCATGGTGCCCGAGGTGATCCGCTGGCAGACGCCGCTGGCGCATATGCGGCGCACCGCGCTCCAAGACACCGAGATCGGCGGCAAGCAGATCAAGAAAGGCGACCGCGTCGTGATGTGGTACGTCTCCGGCAATCGCGACGAGGAGATGTTCGAGAAGCCGAACGAGTTCATCATCGACCGCCCGCGCCCGCGCACCCACCTCTCCTTCGGCTTCGGCATTCACCGCTGCGTCGGCATGCGCCTCGCCGAGCTGCAGCTGCGGATCGTCTGGGAGGAGATGTTGAAGCGCTTCGACCGCATCGAGGTTGTCGGCGAGCCCAAGCGGATCTATTCGAGCTTCATCAAGGGGTATGAGTCGCTGCCGGTGCGGATTCCGGCCTGA
- a CDS encoding cytochrome P450, whose amino-acid sequence MHGTIESAAKLDALRARATSLPLEQFDPGDPELFRTDTFWPYFDRLRREDPVHYCKDSMFGPYWSVTRYNDIMEIETNHSVFSSASALGGITIRDIDPDLRRESFISMDPPRHAAQRKTVAPMFTPTHLDNLALNIRKRSAECLDNLPRGEVFDWVDRVSIELTTQMLAVLFDFPWEDRRKLTRWSDIATTIPGPDGLVATEDERMAELAECAAYFSRLWKERIDQPPKSDLLSMMAHGAATRDMDAKNFLGNLILLIVGGNDTTRNTMSGSLLALSQHPEQYRKLRENPALLDSFVPEVIRWQTPLAHMRRTALSDFEFRGKQIRKGDKVVMWYVSGNRDETAIEKPYEFIIDRARPRTHLSFGFGIHRCVGLRLAELQLKIIWEEILRRFDHIDVVGEPKRVYSSFVKGLEELPVKIAA is encoded by the coding sequence ATGCATGGGACCATCGAGAGCGCGGCGAAGCTCGACGCGTTACGCGCGCGCGCCACGTCATTGCCACTCGAGCAATTCGATCCGGGCGATCCGGAACTGTTCAGGACCGATACGTTCTGGCCCTATTTCGACCGCCTGCGCCGCGAAGATCCCGTGCATTACTGCAAGGACTCGATGTTCGGGCCATACTGGTCGGTGACGCGCTACAACGACATCATGGAGATCGAGACCAACCATTCGGTGTTCTCCTCGGCCTCCGCGCTCGGCGGCATCACCATCCGCGACATCGATCCGGACCTGCGCCGCGAGAGCTTCATCTCGATGGACCCGCCGCGTCATGCCGCGCAGCGCAAGACCGTGGCGCCGATGTTCACGCCGACGCATCTGGACAACCTCGCGCTCAACATCCGCAAGCGCTCGGCCGAGTGCCTGGACAACCTGCCGCGGGGCGAGGTGTTCGACTGGGTCGACCGCGTCTCGATCGAGCTCACCACGCAGATGCTGGCCGTGCTGTTCGACTTTCCCTGGGAGGACCGCCGGAAGCTGACGCGCTGGTCCGACATTGCTACCACCATTCCCGGGCCCGACGGTCTCGTCGCCACGGAAGACGAGCGGATGGCCGAGCTTGCGGAATGCGCAGCCTATTTCTCCCGCCTCTGGAAAGAGCGCATCGACCAGCCGCCGAAGAGCGACCTGCTCTCGATGATGGCGCATGGTGCCGCAACGCGCGATATGGATGCGAAGAATTTCCTCGGCAATCTGATCCTCCTGATCGTCGGCGGCAACGACACCACGCGCAACACCATGTCGGGCTCGCTTCTCGCGCTCAGCCAGCACCCCGAGCAATACCGCAAGCTGCGCGAAAACCCCGCCTTGCTCGACAGTTTCGTGCCGGAGGTGATCCGCTGGCAGACCCCGCTGGCGCACATGCGCCGAACCGCGCTCTCGGATTTCGAGTTCCGCGGCAAGCAGATCAGGAAAGGTGACAAGGTCGTGATGTGGTACGTCTCGGGCAACCGCGACGAGACGGCGATCGAAAAGCCCTACGAGTTCATCATCGATCGCGCCCGCCCGCGCACGCACCTCTCCTTCGGCTTCGGCATTCACCGCTGCGTGGGATTGCGGCTTGCCGAACTCCAGCTCAAGATTATTTGGGAAGAAATCCTTAGGCGTTTCGACCATATTGATGTGGTCGGCGAGCCGAAGCGGGTCTATTCGAGCTTCGTGAAGGGTTTGGAAGAGCTGCCGGTGAAGATTGCAGCGTAA
- a CDS encoding MFS transporter codes for MGIVNLFGDVTYEGGASINGPFMASLGASAAIVSITAGLGEFLGYALRPAAGYLADRTGRYWLITLIGYVINLLAVPAMALAGNWQMAAALVLAERIGRAFRKPTVEAMLSYTTAEFGKGWVYALNTALDEVGATLGPLIIALVLLFKGDFRMGYSLLIISALAAFISLVVARINFPLPAKLEKGRTATAQSLALPFWLYMAAGALFAAGLMSFELISYHFSKANIASEQWIPVMLAISTAFGVGASLLMGKLYDRASLPTIIGAVVISALFAPLVFYGGFYVALLGMLFWGVGYATQDTLLKAVVAGVLPEGQRNFAFGLFYAGYGVGWLLGSIVTGLLYEQHRLLMVVLAMAFQFASIPVFILAHRQQDNEAPDNSH; via the coding sequence ATGGGCATCGTCAACCTGTTTGGCGACGTCACATACGAAGGCGGTGCGAGCATCAACGGCCCGTTCATGGCCTCGCTGGGCGCCAGCGCTGCCATCGTAAGCATCACTGCGGGCCTCGGCGAGTTCCTGGGATATGCACTCAGGCCCGCCGCCGGCTACCTGGCCGACCGTACCGGCCGATACTGGCTGATCACGTTGATCGGCTACGTCATCAATTTGCTGGCCGTGCCCGCGATGGCGCTGGCCGGAAACTGGCAGATGGCGGCTGCGCTTGTCCTGGCCGAGCGTATCGGACGCGCGTTCCGCAAGCCCACCGTCGAGGCGATGCTTTCCTATACGACAGCGGAGTTCGGCAAAGGCTGGGTCTATGCGCTCAACACCGCATTGGACGAAGTCGGCGCGACGCTGGGCCCCCTCATCATCGCTCTGGTATTGCTGTTCAAGGGCGACTTCCGCATGGGGTACAGCCTGCTCATCATCTCGGCGTTGGCTGCGTTCATCTCGCTGGTGGTCGCGCGCATCAACTTTCCGCTGCCTGCAAAGCTCGAGAAGGGCCGCACCGCGACCGCGCAAAGCCTGGCACTTCCCTTCTGGCTGTATATGGCGGCAGGAGCCCTGTTTGCCGCCGGCCTTATGAGCTTCGAGCTCATCTCGTACCATTTCTCCAAGGCAAACATTGCTTCCGAGCAGTGGATCCCGGTGATGCTTGCGATCTCAACTGCCTTTGGGGTCGGCGCGAGCCTGCTGATGGGCAAGCTTTACGATCGCGCCAGCCTGCCGACGATCATCGGCGCGGTGGTGATCTCCGCGCTGTTTGCGCCGCTCGTCTTCTACGGCGGGTTCTATGTTGCTCTTCTTGGCATGCTGTTCTGGGGCGTCGGATACGCCACCCAGGATACCCTGCTCAAGGCGGTGGTCGCGGGCGTGCTCCCCGAGGGGCAGCGCAACTTCGCCTTCGGGCTCTTCTACGCCGGTTATGGCGTCGGCTGGCTGCTAGGCAGCATCGTCACCGGCCTGCTTTACGAGCAGCACCGGCTGTTGATGGTCGTGTTGGCGATGGCGTTCCAGTTTGCCTCGATTCCCGTATTCATCCTGGCGCACAGGCAGCAGGACAATGAGGCTCCAGACAATTCGCACTGA
- the upp gene encoding uracil phosphoribosyltransferase — MEGVTIVGHPLVQHKLTLVRDKSISTKSFRELIKEIGMLLCYEVTRDLPLADTVIETPLATMHSAKIAGKKLVFVPMLRAGTTFVDGMMDLVPTARVAHIGLYREPHSFAAVEYFFKSPSDLGERLAIVVTPVVATANTTVAAIDRLKERGARDIRLACLIAAPEGLERLRGLHPDVPIWTAAVDEGLDENGFILPGLGDAGDRAYGTR; from the coding sequence ATGGAAGGCGTCACGATCGTCGGTCATCCGCTGGTGCAGCACAAGCTGACCCTGGTCCGGGACAAGTCCATCTCGACCAAATCGTTCAGGGAGCTGATCAAGGAGATCGGCATGCTGTTGTGCTACGAGGTGACGCGCGACCTGCCGCTCGCCGATACCGTCATCGAGACGCCGCTGGCGACGATGCACTCGGCCAAGATCGCCGGCAAGAAGCTGGTGTTCGTGCCGATGCTGCGCGCCGGCACCACTTTCGTCGACGGCATGATGGACCTAGTGCCGACGGCGCGCGTCGCCCATATCGGCCTCTACCGCGAGCCGCACAGCTTTGCGGCGGTCGAGTATTTCTTCAAATCCCCGTCCGACCTCGGCGAACGCCTCGCCATCGTGGTGACCCCGGTGGTCGCCACCGCCAACACCACCGTGGCCGCAATCGACCGGCTGAAAGAGCGCGGCGCCAGGGACATCCGTCTCGCCTGCCTGATCGCAGCGCCGGAAGGACTCGAGCGGCTGCGCGGCTTGCATCCGGACGTACCGATCTGGACCGCGGCGGTCGACGAGGGCCTCGACGAGAACGGTTTTATCTTGCCGGGTCTTGGGGACGCCGGCGATCGCGCCTACGGGACGCGGTAG
- a CDS encoding URC4/urg3 family protein, with product MAEALQRQARSLLTANAVRARAGQMLEIGLVGGLSHFTIDLDRMDRVAEAVLAVTRKAYPRLDIPFHARWRHFVLGGVDRWAKLADAASWPDRAARARAEFDLAIVSVLLDAGAGAAWRYRDAVTGQSIGRSEGLAIASLDMFANGLFSRDARAPFRADADVLAQLPVAALTSAFQVTDDNPLLGLDGRTDLLRRLGRLVAGRAEVFGVSDTPRPGGLFDHIAAQAVGGALPAPAILSAMLNELGPIWPSRLELAGVPLGDCWRHPAIKTDDVTAGLVPLHKLSQWLSYSLIEPLQRAGFEVTDIDGLTGLAEYRNGGLFVDHEVLRLRDAADAERAHTVDSLLVVEWRALTVALLDRLAELVRGKLGRTPETLPLASILEGGTWAAGRTIAFARRSDGAPPLKVISDGTVF from the coding sequence ATGGCGGAGGCTTTGCAACGACAGGCGCGCTCGCTGCTCACCGCAAATGCGGTGCGCGCACGGGCTGGACAGATGCTCGAGATCGGCCTTGTCGGCGGCTTGAGCCACTTCACGATCGATCTCGATCGCATGGACCGCGTCGCGGAGGCCGTGCTCGCGGTGACGCGCAAAGCCTATCCGAGGCTGGACATTCCCTTCCATGCGCGCTGGCGGCATTTTGTGCTGGGCGGCGTTGACCGCTGGGCGAAGCTTGCCGACGCGGCATCCTGGCCCGATCGCGCGGCACGGGCGCGCGCGGAGTTCGACCTCGCCATCGTCAGCGTGCTGCTCGACGCCGGCGCGGGCGCGGCCTGGCGATATCGCGACGCCGTGACGGGACAGAGCATCGGCCGCTCCGAGGGGCTCGCGATCGCCAGCCTCGACATGTTCGCGAACGGCCTTTTTTCGCGCGACGCGCGCGCGCCGTTCAGGGCCGATGCGGACGTGCTTGCACAACTGCCGGTCGCCGCGCTCACATCTGCGTTCCAGGTGACCGACGACAATCCGCTGCTCGGACTCGACGGGCGCACTGATCTGCTGCGGCGCCTGGGCAGGCTGGTGGCCGGGCGCGCAGAGGTGTTCGGCGTGAGCGACACGCCACGGCCGGGCGGTCTGTTCGACCACATCGCGGCGCAGGCTGTAGGCGGCGCGCTTCCCGCGCCCGCGATCTTGTCGGCGATGCTGAACGAGTTGGGGCCGATCTGGCCGTCGCGGCTCGAACTCGCAGGCGTCCCGCTGGGCGATTGCTGGCGCCATCCGGCGATCAAGACCGATGATGTGACCGCAGGCCTCGTGCCGCTGCACAAGCTGTCACAATGGCTGAGCTATTCGCTGATCGAGCCGCTGCAGCGCGCCGGATTCGAGGTCACTGATATCGACGGCCTGACCGGCCTTGCCGAATACCGCAATGGCGGCCTGTTTGTCGATCACGAGGTGCTGCGCCTGCGCGACGCTGCGGATGCCGAGCGTGCGCATACGGTGGATTCCTTGCTGGTCGTGGAATGGCGCGCCCTCACCGTCGCGCTGCTGGACCGGCTGGCCGAACTGGTCCGCGGCAAGCTCGGCCGCACGCCGGAGACCTTACCGCTCGCCAGCATTCTGGAAGGCGGCACCTGGGCCGCGGGCCGCACTATTGCCTTTGCGCGCCGAAGCGACGGCGCGCCGCCGCTCAAGGTGATCAGCGACGGCACGGTTTTCTAA
- a CDS encoding GTP cyclohydrolase II, whose product MSRANRTDHIRLTSHPEPGRKAAFPIHWGAADARARGPIIGTVSRAGDRNVIGSHGGSYAMYRALAVSAGALDPIRRPDLTNTFPAATIGPFEQWSDPGKIVALDPWGHLVAENFRTEIAEGADIRPSIAVTRARLDLPEIREALAAKRLRADGEVVHANGSVSVVKIAIDPVWYLPGLATRFGTGETELRRTLFEQTAGMFPELVTRPDMKVFLPPIGGTTVYMFGDVTKLPDHRTKITCRVHDECNGSDVFGSDICTCRPYLIHGIEESARGAQEGGLGLVVYNRKEGRALGEVTKFLVYNARKRQEDGDAAAAYFERTECVAGVQDARFQQLMPDTIHWLGLKRIDRFLSMSDMKHDALTSQGIDIVERVPIPPELIPADAYVEIAAKKAAGYYSTDIAPEKDVNGVVGRSLEKY is encoded by the coding sequence ATGAGCCGCGCGAACCGTACCGACCACATCCGCCTGACCTCCCATCCGGAGCCGGGCCGGAAGGCCGCCTTTCCAATTCACTGGGGCGCGGCCGACGCGCGGGCTCGCGGGCCGATCATCGGCACGGTGTCGCGCGCCGGCGATCGCAACGTGATCGGCAGCCATGGCGGGTCCTATGCGATGTACCGCGCGCTCGCGGTCTCCGCCGGCGCGCTCGATCCGATCCGGCGGCCCGACCTCACCAACACCTTTCCGGCCGCAACCATTGGGCCGTTTGAGCAATGGAGCGATCCCGGCAAGATCGTCGCGCTCGATCCGTGGGGGCATCTCGTTGCCGAGAATTTTCGCACAGAAATCGCCGAAGGCGCCGACATAAGGCCGAGCATCGCGGTGACGCGGGCGCGGCTGGACCTGCCGGAGATCCGCGAGGCGCTCGCGGCAAAACGGCTGCGCGCCGACGGCGAGGTCGTGCACGCCAATGGCAGCGTCTCGGTGGTGAAGATCGCGATCGATCCGGTCTGGTACCTGCCCGGCCTTGCGACGCGCTTCGGCACCGGCGAGACCGAGCTGCGGCGCACGCTGTTCGAGCAGACCGCCGGCATGTTCCCCGAGCTCGTGACGCGGCCGGATATGAAGGTGTTCCTGCCGCCGATCGGCGGCACCACGGTCTACATGTTCGGTGACGTGACAAAACTGCCGGACCATCGCACAAAGATCACCTGTCGCGTGCATGACGAGTGCAACGGCTCGGACGTGTTCGGGTCCGATATCTGCACCTGCCGGCCGTACCTGATCCACGGCATCGAGGAATCCGCGCGGGGCGCGCAGGAGGGCGGGCTGGGGCTCGTCGTCTACAACCGTAAGGAAGGCCGCGCGCTCGGCGAAGTCACCAAATTCCTGGTCTACAATGCGCGCAAGCGCCAGGAGGACGGCGATGCGGCCGCCGCCTATTTCGAGCGCACCGAGTGCGTTGCCGGCGTCCAGGACGCGCGCTTCCAGCAATTGATGCCGGACACCATCCACTGGCTCGGCCTGAAGCGCATCGACCGCTTCCTGTCGATGAGCGACATGAAGCATGACGCGCTGACCTCGCAGGGCATCGACATCGTCGAGCGCGTGCCGATCCCGCCGGAGCTGATTCCCGCCGATGCCTATGTCGAGATCGCCGCGAAGAAGGCGGCCGGCTACTACTCCACCGACATCGCGCCGGAGAAGGACGTGAACGGCGTGGTCGGGCGTTCGCTGGAAAAATACTGA
- a CDS encoding threonine synthase: protein MPAASYIDPRNGKLYPLDQPRWCSDERTPLLVTPGAGISREDIDGRTRSLWRYRAALPVEIAKPITLGEGCTPLVQQDWGDLQPFFKLEWFNPTGSFKDRGSSVMLSFLRQIGVDAILEDSSGNGGSSMAGLGAAGGMRVKILAPASTSPAKIAQVRAYGAAVQLVEGPREESEAEAIRQSSQTFYASHNWQPFFLEGTKSLAYEIWEDLGFRAPDNVIVPVGAGSSLLGCAFGFRELLKAGQIAKLPRLFAAQPQNCAPIDASFKAGVDTPVAREVSKTIAEGTAIKNPLRLREIIAALRESGGGTVALTEEEIVAALRRLARQGLFAEPTSASAAAALEKLSSAGSIKASETTVALLTGTGLKAATIVADLVQ, encoded by the coding sequence ATGCCCGCCGCCAGCTACATCGACCCCCGCAACGGAAAGCTCTATCCGCTGGACCAGCCGCGCTGGTGCTCGGACGAGCGCACGCCGCTGCTGGTGACGCCGGGCGCCGGCATCTCGCGCGAGGATATCGACGGCCGCACGCGTTCGCTCTGGCGCTATAGGGCGGCGCTGCCGGTCGAGATCGCAAAACCGATCACGCTCGGCGAAGGCTGCACGCCGCTGGTCCAGCAGGACTGGGGCGATCTGCAGCCATTTTTCAAGCTGGAATGGTTCAACCCGACCGGCAGCTTCAAGGACCGCGGCTCCTCTGTGATGCTGTCCTTCCTGCGTCAGATCGGCGTCGACGCCATTCTGGAGGATTCGTCCGGCAACGGAGGCTCGTCCATGGCGGGGCTAGGTGCCGCCGGCGGCATGCGCGTGAAGATTTTGGCGCCCGCCTCGACCTCGCCAGCGAAGATCGCGCAGGTGCGCGCCTATGGCGCCGCGGTGCAACTCGTCGAAGGGCCGCGCGAGGAATCGGAGGCCGAAGCCATCCGCCAGTCGAGCCAGACGTTTTACGCCAGCCACAATTGGCAACCGTTCTTCCTCGAAGGCACCAAGTCGCTGGCCTATGAGATCTGGGAGGACCTCGGCTTTCGCGCGCCCGACAATGTCATCGTCCCCGTCGGCGCCGGCAGCTCTCTGCTCGGCTGCGCCTTCGGCTTCCGCGAGCTGTTGAAGGCAGGTCAGATCGCAAAGCTGCCGCGCCTGTTCGCGGCGCAGCCACAGAACTGCGCGCCGATCGACGCGAGCTTCAAGGCGGGTGTCGATACGCCGGTCGCCCGCGAGGTGAGCAAGACCATCGCCGAGGGTACCGCGATCAAGAATCCGCTGCGCCTGCGCGAGATCATCGCCGCCCTGCGCGAAAGCGGCGGCGGCACCGTCGCGCTCACCGAGGAGGAGATCGTCGCAGCGCTCCGCCGTCTCGCGCGCCAGGGCCTGTTCGCCGAGCCGACCAGCGCCAGCGCGGCCGCGGCGCTCGAGAAACTCTCCAGCGCCGGATCGATCAAGGCGAGCGAGACCACGGTCGCGCTCCTCACCGGCACCGGGCTGAAGGCCGCAACCATCGTTGCCGATCTCGTGCAGTAG
- a CDS encoding LysR substrate-binding domain-containing protein, which produces MDFRQLRTFSCVAELGSLSKASDTLRVAQPALSRQIKLLEHELRTELFTRNGRGMVLTEAGRLLLARTSGIVRQIDQIRDDIQSAKGPPSGQVVLGLVPTVSCVLSARFARRCVEKFPGISLRIVESYSGHLVEWLHRGEMDLAILYGRSADLHLNVQSLGRDNIVAVGPRGCGLARKKSVDIGWLLRQRLVLPSHSHGLRALIEHAAAQRKIKLDVQLEADSFRVLTSLVEEGLGFALLPPSSVHGEVADGRLETAPVSKPMTRELIFASPIDGPASTASLAVTALLREEVAACRKDGVWDIRLA; this is translated from the coding sequence ATGGATTTCCGGCAGCTCAGGACCTTCAGTTGCGTGGCGGAGCTCGGCAGCCTCTCCAAGGCCTCCGACACGTTGCGCGTGGCGCAGCCGGCGCTCAGCCGCCAGATCAAGCTGCTGGAACACGAGCTGCGCACCGAATTGTTCACCCGCAACGGCCGCGGCATGGTGCTGACCGAAGCCGGCCGGCTCCTCTTGGCGCGAACGTCCGGCATCGTGCGGCAGATCGACCAGATCCGCGACGACATCCAGTCGGCGAAAGGGCCGCCGTCGGGCCAGGTCGTGCTCGGCCTCGTTCCGACCGTGAGTTGCGTGCTCTCGGCGCGCTTTGCGCGGCGCTGCGTCGAGAAATTTCCCGGCATCTCGCTGCGCATCGTCGAGAGCTATAGCGGCCATCTCGTCGAGTGGCTGCATCGCGGCGAGATGGATCTCGCCATCCTCTACGGCCGCTCGGCCGATCTGCATCTCAACGTGCAGAGTTTGGGGCGCGACAACATCGTCGCGGTCGGCCCGCGCGGCTGCGGTCTTGCGCGGAAGAAGAGCGTCGACATAGGCTGGCTGCTGCGGCAACGGCTCGTGCTGCCCAGTCATTCGCACGGCCTGCGCGCGCTGATCGAGCACGCGGCCGCCCAGCGCAAGATCAAGCTCGACGTGCAGCTCGAGGCGGATTCGTTTCGCGTGCTGACGAGCCTGGTCGAGGAGGGCCTCGGCTTCGCGCTGCTGCCGCCGTCCTCGGTCCACGGCGAGGTCGCGGACGGACGGCTGGAAACTGCGCCGGTTTCGAAGCCGATGACGCGGGAACTCATTTTCGCTTCTCCGATTGACGGGCCGGCCTCGACGGCCTCGCTCGCAGTCACGGCGCTTCTGCGCGAGGAGGTCGCCGCCTGCCGCAAGGACGGGGTGTGGGACATCCGGCTGGCCTGA
- a CDS encoding acyl-CoA dehydrogenase family protein gives MSEDHHTEDYADIREAVAKLCAQFPGEYWRKLDREMAYPKAFVDALTEAGYLSVLIPEEYGGAGLKLSAAAAILEEIQRAGCNGGGCHAQMYTMGTVLRHGNAEQKAKYLPKIASGELRLQAFGVTEPTSGTDTSSLKTFARKNGNDSYIVNGQKIWTSRAEHSDLMVLLARTTPKEQAEKRTDGLSVFIVDMREAKNNGLEIRPIRTMMNHATTEVFFTDMKVPAENLIGEEGKGFRYILSGMNAERILIAAECVGDAKWFIAKATNYAKERSVFGRPIGQNQGIQFPIAKAYASMRAAELMVKEATRKYEAGLECGAEANMAKMLAADASWEAANACIQTHGGFGFAEEYDVERKFRETRLYQVAPISTNLVLSFVAEHVLGMPRSY, from the coding sequence ATGAGTGAAGACCACCACACCGAAGATTACGCCGACATCCGCGAGGCCGTCGCAAAACTCTGCGCGCAGTTTCCCGGCGAATATTGGCGCAAGCTCGATCGCGAGATGGCCTACCCCAAAGCCTTCGTCGATGCGCTGACCGAGGCCGGCTATCTCTCGGTGCTGATCCCCGAGGAATATGGCGGCGCAGGCCTGAAGCTGTCCGCGGCCGCGGCGATCCTGGAAGAGATCCAGCGCGCCGGCTGCAACGGCGGCGGCTGCCATGCCCAGATGTACACGATGGGCACGGTGCTGCGGCACGGCAACGCCGAACAAAAGGCAAAGTATCTGCCGAAAATCGCGAGCGGCGAATTGCGTCTGCAAGCCTTCGGCGTTACCGAGCCGACCAGCGGCACCGACACCTCCTCACTCAAGACTTTCGCACGCAAGAACGGCAACGACAGCTACATCGTCAACGGCCAGAAGATCTGGACCAGCCGCGCCGAGCATTCCGACCTGATGGTGTTGCTGGCCCGCACCACGCCGAAGGAGCAGGCCGAGAAGCGCACCGACGGGCTTTCGGTGTTCATCGTCGACATGCGCGAGGCCAAGAACAACGGCCTCGAGATCCGCCCGATCCGCACCATGATGAACCACGCCACCACCGAAGTGTTCTTTACCGACATGAAGGTGCCGGCGGAAAATCTGATCGGCGAGGAGGGCAAGGGCTTTCGCTACATCCTCTCCGGCATGAATGCCGAGCGCATTCTGATTGCCGCCGAATGCGTCGGCGACGCCAAATGGTTCATCGCCAAGGCGACGAACTACGCCAAAGAGCGCAGCGTTTTCGGCCGGCCGATCGGCCAGAATCAAGGCATCCAGTTCCCGATCGCCAAGGCCTATGCCTCGATGCGCGCGGCCGAGCTGATGGTGAAGGAAGCCACGCGCAAATACGAGGCCGGACTCGAGTGCGGCGCCGAGGCCAACATGGCCAAGATGCTGGCTGCCGATGCGTCGTGGGAAGCGGCGAATGCCTGCATCCAGACCCATGGCGGCTTTGGATTTGCCGAGGAATACGACGTCGAGCGCAAATTCCGCGAGACGCGGCTCTACCAGGTGGCGCCGATCTCGACCAACCTCGTGCTGTCCTTCGTCGCCGAGCATGTGCTCGGTATGCCCCGATCGTACTGA